From one Mytilus edulis chromosome 1, xbMytEdul2.2, whole genome shotgun sequence genomic stretch:
- the LOC139496308 gene encoding transcription initiation factor TFIID subunit 3-like isoform X3 translates to MSGEYSYQVLKVCVAQICQNLGWNSTQSTPLELLTDILERYLVQVGKVTHRYAEQFGRTEPNIDDIGLAFRHLNVSPSELGEYIKNADPLPYAHDVVAFPVPKKPNLQFPKPDCREVFTRDESIPEYMPLMHPELEEEESVSTEPSTDTRVTGLLPVPILNQISTSPADGTAVDKHANTPPDGPPFKRRRLDSGALPEDAGPSLYEMKSVIISTSGDHTPTHGKAGKLPDPRTPPQGYPKKAKESPKPSPVKQSKKSLAKEKSDSNKEKIERDLFSETVFVPSSSKSDSKDVQTEIVRPKSTVVSPPGYGPRSKSPGQAKSPKGPGRPPGRPPKSPGRPPLKKSPGRPPMQRSPGRPPLSRSPGRSPFQRSPGRPPLHRSPSRPQSGRSPGRPPKSPRGRPRGFIPVVVKPNRPADIETIERNILERMSPNSQISNEDIKDVISTPTTEQPIDLSLSGKSTESSVSEVVVKTEENEENSQDGSSKLVIVEQSHRPRGRPPISPEKKMARLAAIDDIIDSVIAKSSKNEETIEDKKPVPHFANSDDENKSESKDKKSIFDDGESFDAYVTNVNLDDMQTEVVSEVTIKTEAPEGKDDVNNITLPTGEKIPPLPPPLLTSPPIKRPKGRPKGSGKKKLTTPVKEKSKLKQTVLSETISQVNIFENKSPEVKSPEKKPMDPWMAAMSAAGLSVSVRPPEPEEDTMPATQDTDVSDIVEVENVTIEVGNETVEVKTEPSEIRNEPVVIKTEPLETGKDDNKIKGKSEKSEKSEKSKEHKKKKEKKKKNKNKDRDKEKSKKDKSRETYFPTKLKIKFGGASNKCESTRVIMSPRTESSPSESPRQEGLKLVIKKTTPQISETKPASPSVTSVKKEPKTKEIKKEPKPGLVIEEEPPVLTPEPPKTATPPPPVLRVPSPVPRKNPSKLSIPELPRGVVPSPPPPNLSQPSTSSVPRKREPEAKKFPSPAPTETKTSPVQTPSTPPSSPPHRPESPVEHVNSPHSDTPSTSPYHSPSPSPGPSNPREKFELPPMPPPSIVPPPPPPSKPSSVQRTVVAETIGTFIVSEDHVIEDATGQKVWICPTCKMPDDGSPMIGCDICDDWYHWVCVGIKEDPPEDQSWYCTKCMAPKKQSKRGRKKGSGAGRGRGKKPA, encoded by the exons ATGTCTGGAGAATACAGTTACCAGGTTCTTAAAGTGTGTGTTGCACAAATCTGTCAGAATCTAGGTTGGAATTCGACACAATCAACACCACTAGAACTTTTGACAGATATTCTAGAACGCTACCTGGTGCAAGTGGGGAAAGTAACACACAGATATGCTGAACAAT TTGGAAGAACAGAACCCAATATAGATGACATAGGTTTAGCCTTCCGTCATTTGAATGTCAGTCCTAGTGAGTTAGGAGAATACATTAAGAATGCAGATCCTTTACCATACGCTCATGATGTTGTGGCATTTCCTGTTCCAAAGAAACCTAATCTACAGTTCCCTAAACCAGACTGTAGAGAGGTGTTCACAAGGGATGAATCTATACCAGAGTATATGCCACTTATGCATCCTGAACTGGAAG agGAAGAGTCTGTGTCTACTGAACCCAGTACAGATACAAGAGTAACAGGATTATTACCAGTTCCAATATTGAATCAGATATCAACAAGTCCAGCAGATGGCACTGCTGTAGACAAGCATGCTAATACACCACCAGATGGACCTCCATTTAAAAGAAGACG GTTAGACAGTGGTGCTCTTCCTGAAGACGCTGGACCATCATTATATGAAATGAAAAGTGTTATCATATCAACGTCAGGAGATCATACACCAACTCATGGCAAAGCTGGCAAACTTCCTGATCCAAGAACACCACCTCAAGGATATCCTAAAAAGGCAAAAGAATCACCCAAACCATCACCTGTCAAACAGTCAAAGAAATCATTGGCAAAAGAAAAATCagattcaaataaagaaaaaattgaaAGAGATCTATTTTCTGAAACTGTGTTTGTGCCAAGTTCTTCAAAATCTGATTCAAAAGATGTACAAACAGAAATTGTAAGACCGAAATCCACTGTAGTGTCACCACCTGGTTATGGGCCTAGATCTAAATCTCCTGGTCAGGCTAAAAGTCCTAAAGGTCCAGGACGACCACCAGGTAGACCTCCAAAAAGTCCAGGGAGACCTCCATTAAAGAAAAGTCCAGGTAGACCTCCCATGCAGAGAAGTCCTGGCAGACCTCCTTTATCAAGAAGTCCAGGTAGATCACCATTCCAAAGAAGTCCAGGAAGACCACCTTTACATAGGAGTCCAAGTCGGCCTCAATCTGGAAGAAGTCCTGGTCGTCCACCAAAAAGTCCTAGAGGTAGACCCAGAGGATTTATTCCTGTGGTGGTTAAACCTAATCGCCCAGCAGATATAGAAACAATTGAAAGAAATATATTAGAAAGAATGTCACCAAATTCACAAATTTCAAATGAAGACATTAAAGATGTTATTTCAACACCAACAACTGAACAGCCAATAGATTTGTCTCTGTCTGGAAAATCTACAGAATCATCTGTCAGTGAGGTTGTTGTTAAGactgaagaaaatgaagaaaattcaCAAGATGGGTCCTCCAAACTTGTAATCGTAGAACAGTCTCACAGGCCACGTGGTAGACCACCAATCAGTCCAGAGAAGAAAATGGCAAGATTAGCTGCCATTGATGACATTATTGATTCAGTTATTGCAAAATCATCTAAAAATGAAGAAACTATAGAGGATAAGAAACCAGTCCCTCACTTTGCTAATTCtgatgatgaaaataaaagtgAATCTAAagataaaaaatcaatatttgatGACGGAGAATCATTTGATGCTTATGTCACAAATGTTAATTTAGATGACATGCAGACTGAGGTCGTATCAGAGGTCACCATTAAAACTGAGGCACCTGAGGGGAAGGATGATGTTAATAATATCACTTTACCTACTGGTGAAAAAATACCACCTCTACCACCACCACTGCTTACATCCCCACCTATAAAAAGACCGAAAGGACGTCCAAAGGGTTCgggaaaaaagaaattaacaacacCAGTTAAGGAAAAGTCAAAGTTAAAACAAACTGTTCTGTCTGAAACTATAAGTcaagtaaatatttttgaaaacaaatcacCAGAAGTCAAAAGTCCTGAAAAGAAGCCAATGGATCCATGGATGGCAGCTATGTCGGCGGCAGGTCTGTCTGTATCAGTACGGCCACCTGAACCAGAGGAAGATACAATGCCTGCTACTCAAGATACAGACGTGTCAGATATAGTGGAGGTAGAAAATGTCACTATTGAAGTAGGGAATGAAACAGTCGAAGTTAAGACAGAGCCAAGTGAAATCAGAAATGAACCAGTTGTGATTAAAACAGAACCTCTGGAAACAGGAAAGGATGATAACAAAATTAAGGGAAAATCTGAGAAATCTGAAAAATCTGAAAAATCAAAG gaacacaagaaaaagaaagaaaagaaaaagaaaaacaagaacaaaGACAGAGACAAGGAAAAAAGTAAAAAGGATAAAAGTCGTGAG ACGTATTTCCCAACCAAGTTGAAGATAAAATTTGGTGGTGCATCAAATAAATGTGAAAGTACTCGTGTTATAATGTCTCCAAGAACAGAGTCATCACCAAGTGAATCTCCTCGACAAGAAGGTCTTAAACT AGTAATAAAGAAGACTACACCACAGATCTCTGAAACCAAACCAGCATCACCATCTGTTACTTCAGTAAAGAAAGAGCCAAAAACTAAAGAAATCAAGAAAGAGCCTAAGCCAGGACTTGTGATAGAGGAGGAGCCCCCTGTTCTCACACCAGAACCTCCAAAAACAGCAACTCCTCCACCTCCTGTTCTCAGGGTGCCATCCCCTGTTCCTCGTAAAAATCCTAGTAAACTTTCTATCCCAGAGCTACCTCGAGGTGTTGTCCCATCACCACCCCCACCAAATCTGTCACAGCCATCTACATCCAGTGTACCAAGAAAACGTGAACCTGAAGCTAAAAAATTTCCATCCCCTGCTCCCACGGAAACTAAAACATCTCCGGTGCAAACCCCATCTACCCCTCCATCATCACCTCCGCATCGTCCAGAATCTCCAGTGGAGCACGTCAATTCACCTCATAGTGACACACCTTCTACCAGTCCATACCATTCCCCATCTCCTTCTCCTGGTCCCTCTAACCCCAGGGAGAAGTTTGAATTGCCTCCTATGCCCCCACCCTCTATAGTTCCTCCCCCTCCTCCTCCATCCAAGCCATCATCAGTACAGAGAACAGTAGTAGCTGAAACGATTGGAACCTTCATA GTGTCAGAAGATCATGTTATTGAG GATGCCACTGGACAGAAAGTTTGGATTTGTCCGACATGTAAGATGCCAGACGATGGAAGTCCTATGATTGGTTGTGACATATGTGATGATTGGTATCATTG GGTATGTGTTGGTATTAAGGAGGACCCTCCAGAGGATCAGTCATGGTATTGTACAAAGTGTATGGCTCCAAAGAAACAATCAAAGAGAGGCAGGAAGAAAGGCAGTGGGGCTGGAAGAGGAAGAGGAAAGAAACCTGCTTAA